The proteins below come from a single Ictalurus punctatus breed USDA103 chromosome 24, Coco_2.0, whole genome shotgun sequence genomic window:
- the gatad1 gene encoding GATA zinc finger domain-containing protein 1 (The RefSeq protein has 1 substitution compared to this genomic sequence), translating into MPLGLKPCCAVCKTNSSSMWKKGNQGEILCNNCTAKSSITGASGLTVSSSTQQSNGGGKQSKQEIHRRSARLRSTKYKAPASEKKVSSKGKGRRHIFKLKNPIKAPESVSTIITSESIFYKGVYYQIGDVIKVTDEEDGKPYFAQIRGFVQDQYCEKSAALTWLIPTQSSPRDHFDPGTYIVGPEGDLPRKMEYLEFVCHAPSEYFKSRSSPFPTIPIRPEKGYIWTHIGPMSTVAIKETVGCN; encoded by the exons ATGCCGCTGGGTTTAAAGCCATGTTGTGCTGTCTGCAAGACGAATTCATCCTCGATGTGGAAAAAGGGAAACCAGGGAGAAATCCTCTGTAACAACTGTACAGCTAAAAGCAGCATCACAGGAGCGTCAGGACTGACGGTGTCCTCCAGCACACAGCAGAGTAATGGCGGGGGCAAGCAG TCTAAACAGGAAATCCACAGGCGGTCAGCAAGATTGAGGAGCACCAAGTACAAGGCGCCTGCGTCCGAGAAGAAAGTTTCATCAAAAGGAAAAGGAAGACGGcatatttttaaactaaaaaat CCTATTAAAGCTCCTGAGTCCGTGTCCACCATAATCACTTCAGAGTCAATCTTCTACAAG GGTGTTTACTATCAGATAGGGGATGTGATAAAGGTAACAGACGAAGAGGATGGTAAACCTTACTTTGCACAGATCCGTGGCTTTGTTCAGGACCAGTACTGTGAGAAAAGTGCTGCATTAACGTGGCTGATCCCTACACAGTCGAGTCCAAGAGATCACTTTGATCCAGGCACTTACATAGTCG GTCCAGAAGAGGATTTGCCCCGAAAAATGGAATACCTTGAATTTGTTTGCCATGCACCATCAGAATATTTCAAGTCAAGGAGCTCACCATTTCCAACAATACCTATTCGCCCAGAGAAAGGCTACATTTGGACTCATATTGGACCTATGTCCACTGTGGCAATCAAAGAAACTGTTGGTTGTAATTAA
- the lypla2 gene encoding acyl-protein thioesterase 2 isoform X1, producing the protein MCGNNMSVPLLAEAVTVSGTEKETAAVIFLHGLGDTGHGWADAMTAIRLPYVKYICPHAPRIPVTLNMKMTMPSWFDLMGLTPEAPEDEAGIKRAAENIKAIIDHEAKNGIPPNRILLGGFSQGGALSLYTALTYQQKLAGVVALSCWLPLHKTFPQAASGSANKDIPILQCHGEMDPMIPSQFGALTAEKLKTIVYPQRVTFRTYPGLMHSSCPQEMAAVKEFIEKQLPRI; encoded by the exons ATGTGTGGCAACAACATGTCTGTGCCGCTGCTCGCTGAGGCTGTGACCGTTTCTGGGACGGAGAAGGAGACTGCTGCG GTGATCTTCCTTCATGGTCTGGGTGATACTGG gCATGGCTGGGCTGATGCCATGACAGCCATTAGGCTGCCCTACGTAAAGTACATCTGCCCACATGC ACCCAGAATTCCGGTTACACTCAATATGAAAATGACTATGCCCTCATG GTTTGACCTGATGGGCCTTACCCCAGAAGCTCCAGAAGACGAGGCCGGCATTAAGAGAGCAGCAGAAAACA TCAAGGCCATTATTGACCACGAGGCAAAAAATGGTATACCTCCTAACCGTATCCTTCTTGGTGGATTCTCTCAG GGTGGAGCTCTATCACTGTACACTGCTCTCACCTATCAGCAGAAGCTAGCAGGTGTAGTCGCTCTAAGCTGTTGGTTACCACTTCATAAGACCTTTCCACAG GCAGCGAGTGGCAGCGCGAACAAGGATATCCCCATTCTGCAATGTCATGGTGAGATGGACCCAATGATTCCATCACAGTTTGGGGCCCTGACAGCCGAGAAGCTTAAGACCATTGTGTACCCACAGAGAGTCACCTTCCGCACCTACCCAGGCCTCATGCACAGCTCCTGCCCTCAG GAGATGGCTGCTGTGAAGGAATTCATTGAGAAGCAGTTGCCCCGAATCTGA
- the lypla2 gene encoding acyl-protein thioesterase 2 (The RefSeq protein has 1 substitution compared to this genomic sequence), translated as MCGNNMSVPLLAEAVTVSGTEKETAAVIFLHGLGDTGHGWADAMTAIRLPYVKYICPHAPRIPVTLNMKMTMPSWFDLMGLTPEAPEDEAGIKRAAENIKAIIDHEAKNGIPPNRILLGGFSQGGALSLYTALTYQQKLAGVVALSCWLPLHKTFPQAASGSANKDIPILQCHGEMDPMIPSQFGALTAEKLKTIVYPQRVTFRTYPGLIHSSCPQEMAAVKEFIEKQLPRI; from the exons ATGTGTGGCAACAACATGTCTGTGCCGCTGCTCGCTGAGGCTGTGACCGTTTCTGGGACGGAGAAGGAGACTGCTGCG GTGATCTTCCTTCATGGTCTGGGTGATACTGG gCATGGCTGGGCTGATGCCATGACAGCCATTAGGCTGCCCTACGTAAAGTACATCTGCCCACATGC ACCCAGAATTCCGGTTACACTCAATATGAAAATGACTATGCCCTCATG GTTTGACCTGATGGGCCTTACCCCAGAAGCTCCAGAAGACGAGGCCGGCATTAAGAGAGCAGCAGAAAACA TCAAGGCCATTATTGACCACGAGGCAAAAAATGGTATACCTCCTAACCGTATCCTTCTTGGTGGATTCTCTCAG GGTGGAGCTCTATCACTGTACACTGCTCTCACCTATCAGCAGAAGCTAGCAGGTGTAGTCGCTCTAAGCTGTTGGTTACCACTTCATAAGACCTTTCCACAG GCAGCGAGTGGCAGCGCGAACAAGGATATCCCCATTCTGCAATGTCATGGTGAGATGGACCCAATGATTCCATCACAGTTTGGGGCCCTGACAGCCGAGAAGCTTAAGACCATTGTGTACCCACAGAGAGTCACCTTCCGCACCTACCCAGGCCTCATGCACAGCTCCTGCCCTCAG GAGATGGCTGCTGTGAAGGAATTCATTGAGAAGCAGTTGCCCCGAATCTGA
- the pithd1 gene encoding PITH domain-containing protein 1 — MSGHGHGHGHGHGCCEDDHEPAERGVEYGLYRRIDIEKLQCLNESRDGDGRLVFKPWDQRTDKEKFVESDADEELLFNIPFTGSVKLKGIILSGEDDESHPAEMRLYKNILQMSFDDVSREPEQAFRLNRDPLAELEYPTKIARFSNVEHLSIHIPRNFGADSTRIYYIGLRGEYTEAHRHEVTICNYEAAANPADHKLEAITPQTHFIS, encoded by the exons ATGTCTGGACACGGGCATGGGCACGGACATGGTCACGGGTGTTGTGAAGATGATCATGAACCCGCCGAGCGGGGTGTGGAGTATGGTCTGTACAGACGCATCGACATAGAGAAGCTGCAGTGTCTCAATGAGAGTCGAGATGGAGACGGCAGACTCGTGTTCAAACCATGGGATCAGCGCACAGATAAGGAGAAG tTTGTGGAGAGCGACGCTGATGAGGAGCTCCTGTTCAATATCCC GTTTACTGGAAGTGTAAAGCTGAAAGGGATAATCCTTTCTGGAGAGGATGATGAGTCCCACCCAGCTGAAATGAGGCT ATACAAGAACATACTGCAGATGTCATTTGATGATGTAAGTAGAGAGCCAGAGCAAGCATTTCGTCTTAACAGAGATCCATTGGCTGAACTTGAGTATCCAACTAA gATTGCACGATTTTCTAATGTTGAACACTTGTCTATTCATATTCCTCGAAACTTTGGGGCTGATTCTACTCGTATCTACTACATTGGACTTCGGGGAGAATATACTGAG gcTCACAGACACGAGGTGACAATCTGTAACTATGAGGCAGCAGCAAATCCAGCAGATCATAAATTGGAAGCTATTACTCCGCAGACACACTTCATTTCATAA